The following are encoded together in the Bacillus cereus group sp. RP43 genome:
- a CDS encoding IucA/IucC family protein gives MKEEVYHTKILKALQSKEYLSVRRRVFRQLVESLIYEEIITPIRIQKGEQIRFIIQGLDEKNQNVTYQCYGEERMTFGRICLHDSLIMRVQDEEEEIQSVSQFLQEIFQIVQVDRMKLNSFIQELEQTIFKDTIAQYERSCEEDYIVKSYDELESHLIDGHPYHPSYKARIGFQYRDNFQYGFEFMQPMKIIWIAVHEKYTTVGYESEESYNCTFKEEIGEKKIEEYMDRIRKMDCDSKKYMFIPVHPWQWENFIIPNYTDHIQDKYIIYLGKSEDDYCAQQSMRTLRNVTNRAKPYVKLSMNLLNTSTIRTLKPHSVVSAPAISNWLKDIVDHDPYLRDESRLILLHEFSSATYDVNKKATYGSLGCIWRESVHKYLDKKEEAIPFNGLYARGKDGTPIIDLWLKRYGVESWLRLLIQKAIIPVVHLVVEHGIALESHGQNMILVHEEGIPVRIALKDFHEGLEFYRPFLKELGKCPDFTKMHKTYANGQINDFFEMDRIECLQEMVLDALFLFNLGELAFVLADEYQLKEEQFWIILVEEVEDHFERFSHLKERFEALQLYAPTFHAEQLTKRRLYMDVESLVHEVPNPLYRARQLTIQKSVVTGGNHANR, from the coding sequence ATGAAAGAAGAAGTTTATCACACAAAAATATTGAAGGCACTCCAATCAAAAGAGTACCTCTCAGTAAGAAGAAGAGTATTCCGACAGTTAGTAGAATCGTTAATTTATGAAGAAATCATTACGCCGATTCGTATACAAAAGGGAGAGCAAATACGTTTTATTATACAAGGCCTTGATGAAAAGAATCAAAATGTAACATACCAGTGCTATGGAGAAGAACGTATGACATTTGGGCGTATTTGTTTACATGACTCATTAATAATGAGAGTTCAAGATGAGGAAGAAGAAATACAATCAGTTTCACAATTTTTACAGGAGATTTTTCAAATTGTTCAAGTGGATCGAATGAAATTGAATTCTTTTATTCAAGAATTAGAACAAACAATCTTTAAAGATACGATTGCACAATATGAGAGAAGTTGTGAAGAAGACTATATTGTGAAGTCTTATGATGAGCTTGAAAGTCATTTAATAGATGGACACCCGTATCATCCTAGCTATAAAGCACGCATCGGATTTCAATATCGTGATAATTTTCAATATGGATTTGAATTTATGCAGCCAATGAAAATTATATGGATTGCAGTTCATGAGAAATATACGACTGTAGGCTATGAAAGTGAAGAGAGTTATAACTGTACCTTTAAAGAAGAAATTGGTGAAAAGAAAATCGAAGAGTATATGGATCGTATTCGAAAAATGGACTGCGATTCGAAGAAGTATATGTTTATACCTGTTCATCCTTGGCAGTGGGAGAACTTTATTATTCCGAATTATACTGACCATATACAGGATAAATATATTATTTATTTAGGGAAATCAGAAGATGATTATTGCGCGCAGCAGTCGATGCGGACATTAAGAAATGTTACGAACCGAGCGAAACCATATGTAAAGTTATCAATGAATTTACTTAATACTTCAACCATCCGTACATTAAAACCACATTCGGTTGTGAGTGCACCTGCTATATCGAATTGGTTAAAAGATATAGTAGATCATGATCCGTATTTAAGGGATGAATCGCGTTTAATTTTGTTACATGAATTTTCGAGTGCTACGTACGATGTGAATAAAAAAGCTACATATGGCTCATTAGGATGTATTTGGCGTGAAAGCGTTCACAAATATTTAGATAAGAAAGAAGAGGCAATCCCATTTAACGGTTTATATGCCAGGGGAAAAGATGGGACACCAATTATTGATTTGTGGTTAAAGAGATATGGAGTAGAAAGCTGGTTAAGATTGCTTATTCAAAAAGCAATTATCCCAGTTGTACACCTCGTTGTAGAGCATGGAATCGCATTAGAATCACATGGACAAAACATGATTTTAGTTCATGAAGAAGGAATACCAGTCCGTATTGCACTAAAAGATTTTCATGAAGGACTGGAGTTTTATCGTCCATTTTTGAAAGAACTCGGAAAATGTCCTGACTTTACTAAAATGCATAAAACATATGCGAATGGTCAAATAAATGATTTCTTTGAAATGGACCGTATTGAATGTTTGCAAGAAATGGTTTTAGATGCGCTGTTCCTGTTCAATCTAGGTGAATTGGCTTTCGTGCTGGCAGATGAGTATCAGTTGAAAGAGGAACAATTTTGGATCATTCTTGTTGAAGAAGTAGAAGATCATTTTGAAAGATTCTCACATTTGAAAGAACGTTTTGAAGCATTACAATTATATGCACCTACATTTCATGCAGAGCAATTAACGAAGCGTCGTTTATATATGGATGTGGAATCGCTTGTTCATGAAGTTCCAAATCCATTGTATAGAGCAAGGCAACTTACAATACAAAAATCAGTTGTTACAGGGGGAAATCATGCTAATCGTTAA